GCTCGCCTCCGCGCACCAGCACCAGCGCCTCGCCCTCTCGCGCCCGGCGGTAGCACCCCAGCACCAGCGCGCATACGCCCGCCACGCCGAGAACAGCGCACAGGACCACGGTTTCCACGGTGAAGCCACTCCTGGGTAGGCAGGCGGAGGCCCAATCCATCACGTCTCCCCCTCCTCACGCCAGAGGGGGGTCCTCCCAGCCCCGCTCGCCTACTCGTCCGCGTTCTTCCGGCGCGCGAGCGCCTTCTGCAGCTTCTTCATCTTCTCCATGGCCAGGCCCCGCTTGAGCCCCGACAGCAGATCCACGAAGACGAAGCCGTCCAGGTGGCCAATCTCGTGCTGCAGCACGTGCGCCAGCTTCCCCTCCGCTTCCAGCTCGTGCCACGCCCCCGTCCGGTCCTGGTACTTCACCTTCACCTTGTGGAAGCGCGGCGTCTTCTCGAACAGGTCCGGCACCGACAGGCACCCCTCCTCCAGCGTCACCGGCCCCGACTTCTCCAGAATCTGGGGGTTGATGATCTCGAAGAACGACCCGTCCTCCCGGCCCACCCACGACAGGCGCAAGGGCACCCCGATCTGGTTGGCCGCGATGCCAATGCCCTCCGCCTCCTTCATGGCCGCGAACATCTCGTCCAGCAGCTTCGTGAGGCTCTCCCCGAAGTCCGTCACGGGTTTGGTCGGCGTGCTGAGAACCTTGTTCGGCCAGATGACGATGTCGCGTGCCATGCGGTGTGTCTCTCCCTGAGCGCTCGCGCGTGAAACGTCCTTGTACACCGCGCCCGCCTCCCCGCCAGCCCCGAGTGACAGGCCTTGTTCCCCACACACCGCCCCGGCGCGTCCCTCAGCGCCCGGAGGTGGAGCGCTCCCCCTCCCGCAGCGCCGCCTGGAGCAGCGCCTGGGTGTCCAGCTCCGTGCGCCGCACCTCGCTCGCCCCCGCGAAGGCCTCCTTGTAGCCCCCCGCCACGAAGGCCTGGAAGTCCGTGGTCGCCACCCGGTAGCGCCCCTCGGGCCGCACGGGCTCCTCCCCCGCCCCCGGATCCGCCGCGTCGCGCAACACCCTCAGCTCCTCCACCCTCCCCTCGCGCACCCGGTAGCTCACCCCACTGCGCTGGCTGTAGCCGTCCGTCCCCCGCTTCGACTCGCTCAGCGCCACCCAGTCCGCCAGTTGCTGCCCCGTCATCTCCGCCGTCACCAGCACGTTGCGGTAGGGAAACGCCCCCTCGAACTCCTCCCGCGTCACCTCCCCCGCGGGCAGCCCCGCCCGAAACCCCGCCGCCATCGCGAAGAAGGCCCGCGCCCCCGCCGCCCGCCGCCACACCTCCGTCGCCCAGGTGCCCACCTCCGCCTCCCCCGTCGTGAGCCCCTCGTCCCCCAGGGGCCTCGACAGCCGGCCCACCCCCACGAAGCGCTCCGGCCGCTTCTCCCTCAACGCGCGCCCCAACTCCTCCACCCTCGCCGCCGTCTCCGCGTCCTCCGGCCGCGTCCCGTCCAGCTTCACCAGCCCTCCCTCCACCCCCACCAGCCGCCGTCCCTGGAAGCGCAGCCGCACCTCGGACAGGTACGCCAGGTACTGGTAGGAGGACACCGTGTACGTCCTCGTCCCCGGCACCACCCGCAGGTCCTCCCGGGCATGCGAGTGCGAGCCCAGGATGAGATCGATGCCCGGCACCGCCCGCGCGAGCGCCTCGTCGTCCTCGCGCAGCTGATGGCCGATGAGCACCACGGCGTCCACCTGCTCACGCTCGCGCAGGGCGCCCACCACCGCCCGCGCCGCCTCCGTCGCGTCCGTCCACCGCGTCCCCTCGGGCAGCCGCTCCGCCTTCACCAGCCGCTGCATGTCCGGCCCCGCCACCGCGAAGAAGCCCAGCCGCACGCCCCCCACCTCCCGCACGAGGTAGGGCCGCCCCTCCACCTGGAAGTGCGGCGCGCCGTCCGCTCCCACCAGGTTCGCGCACAACACCGGGTAGTCCACCGCCGCCCGGCAGCGCGCGAACGCCTCCGCCCCGTAGTCCAGGTCGTGGTTGCCCAGCGCCATCATGTCCACCAGCCCGTTGAACCACGGCCACTCCACGCACCCGTACTCGTCACTCCACGCGGGCACGCCCTTGTTCACCCAGTCGCCCCCGGATACCCCCAGCGTGTCCGGCCTCGCCTTCGCCGCCCGGAAGTACGCGAGCGCCCGCGCCACCCCTCCCTGGCCCGGCTCCCCCTCCGAGTAGAAGGGCTCCGCGTGCGAGTGGTAGTCCGTCATCCCCACCAGCGTCACCGTGTGCGTCGTCTGGCAGGCGGGCAGGAGCAGGAGACTCGAGAGCAGGGCGAGGCGCTTGTTCATGCGCGCCCCTTCACACCCCCTCCCCGCCACGTCAAGCCAAGCTCCCCCCTCTCATCCCCGGCGAGGGGGCTCGGACGGCCTACTCCCAGGACAGCACGTACTCGCTGTCCAGCACGTCCACGCGCGAGCCCACCACCTCCACCCCGCGCGCATGGGTGGACTCCAGCACGGCCCGCAGCAGGCCCTCGTGGAAGGAGCACGGCATGAAGTCGCGCCGCATGATGACGCGGCCCCGGCTGAAGCCCTCCCACGCCACCGTGCGCTCCCCGTGGTTCACCGCCGCCCGGTACGCCGAGGGCAGGTTGCCCACCAGCCGCCTCGTCTCGCACCGCGACAGCAACAGCAGCGCCTTGCCCGCCGCCGACGCGAGCAGATCCGCCGCCGCCCGCTGCCCCAACAGCCGCTGGGCCGCGTCCCAACCCCCACACCCCGGCGCCAGCTCCCACGCCGCCGCCGCGTTCACCCTCATGAAGGCGCCCAACGGATAGTTGAAGAACTCCTTGAAGCGCGGCTCGCCCCCCGCATCCACGCAGCGCAGCATCGCCGCCTCCCCCGCCCACGCGCGCACCGCGTCCAGCGTCCCCAGGAAGAGCGAGCCCCTCACGGTGTCCCCGGGGATCGCCAGCGCCAGGCGCCGCGCCAGGTCCTCGGCCGCCTCCACTCGCACCGGACCCACATCCACCGCACAGGCACTCGTCTGCATGACACCACCCCTCCCGCCAAAGGACGCCAGGTCGCACGCCTTCGACACCCCACCCTAACCACGTCTCTCCCAACCGACAGGGGGCCCCCCCCTCGCTCCTCCACGCTTTTTCCAGCACGCCCCATCTTCCCTTGCCCCTCGCCCACCTCCAGCGCCCACCACGTTACACTTCGCGGAAGCTCCACCCCCTCCACGCGTGCCCTCCCGAGGTGTCCTCACGGACAGCCAGCCCCCTGCCCACCTCGACTGTGGTTCTCTGGACAATGTTGGTCTTTCTTGATTTTTCTGGAATCACCACCCGGGTTTCACGTTCGACGCGATGGAGCCCCCCGCATGACGTCTCCGAGCGACCCTTCCGCCCCCCCGCCCAGCGAACGCAAACCCCTCCACGTCCAGGTGGTCACCCAGCCCGCGCTCCAGGGGTGCTGGGCGGTCAACATCAGCGAGACGGGAATCGGGCTCATCGCCACCCCCTCGGGCCCCGAGGAGGGGCCGCGCGAGGGGGAGGACGTGGAGATGGCCTTCACGCTGCCCGACTCGCGCGCGCGCGTGCAGGTGCGCGGCGTGGTGCGCTGGCGGCATGATCCGTTGGAGCGGGACGAGGGCGGGGTGACGGCCCTGGGCGTGAGCTTCCACGGCTTCGAGGGCGCCGATGGGGTGAAGCTCAAGCGCTACCTGCTGGATCATCAGCTCTACGTGGCGGTGGTGTACGCGGAGGAGGCGGAGCTCAAGGGGCTGCGCGCGGCGCTGGAGAGCCACGTGCGGCTGCGCTTCGCGTCCTCGGCCGAGGACGTGGACACGCTCCTGGGCCGGGGAGACATCAGCGCGCTGCTCGTGTGCGGACGGGACGAGGCGCGCGCGGTGGCGCTCGTGGAGCGGCTGGCGATGCGACGCGCGGAGGTGGACCCCACCGGCGCCGGGCCCGCGAGCGACCTGTCCCCCCGCATCCTCTACTGCGCTCCGGCCATGCCCACGCGCCTGGTGGAGCTGTTCAACCAGGGGAAGATCTTCCGCGCCCTCACCCCTCCATGCGAGCCCGTGGCGCTGCGCCAGGCGGTGCTCCAGGCCAGCCGCGAGCTGGGCCTGCGCACCGAGCAGCGGCGGGCGGCGCTGGAGCTCGAGCGCAACCTGCTGCGCGAGCGCGCGCGGGAAGCCCCCCGGCTCGCCGCCGACCTGGGCGTGGCCAACGAGCCCGGCTTCCGCAGCCCCGCCATGCGCCAGGTGCTGGAGATGGTGCGCGTGGCCGCCCCCCACCGCGTGGCGGTGCTCCTGCAGGGCGAGACGGGCACCGGCAAGGAGGTGCTCGCGCGCGTCATCCACCGGCTCAGCGACCGCTCCGGCCAGCCGCTCGTGGTGCAGGACTGCGGCACCCTCACCGAGACGCTCCTGGAGAGCGAGCTGTTCGGCCACGTGAAGGGCGCCTTCACCGGCGCCGTGGCGGACCACCCCGGCCTGTTCGTGCTCGCCGACGGGGGCACCATCTTCCTCGACGAAATCGAGAACACCACCCCCACGCTCCAGTCCAAGCTCCTGCGGGTGCTCGAGAGCGGCGACGTGCGGCCGGTGGGCGGCACCCAGGTGCGCCGCGTGGACGTGCGCGTCATCGCCGCGAGCAACCGCGACCTCGCCGAGGAGGTGCGCGCCAAGCGCTTCCGCAGCGACCTCTTCTACCGGCTCAACAGCTTCATCGTGGACCTGCCCCCCTTGCGCGAGCGGCCCGAGGACGTGCTGGACCTGGCGTACTACTTCATCGCCCACTTCAACCGCACCCTGCGCCGCTCGGCCACCGGCCTGGCCGAGGACGCCCAGCAGCTGCTGCGCTTCGCGCCGTGGCCCGGCAACGTGCGCGAGCTGCGCAACTGCATCGAGCGCGCCGTGCTGCTGTGCAATGACGACGAGCCGGTGTGCGCGCGCCACCTTCCCCCCTCGCTCTCCTCGGGCCTCGAGGGCGTGCGGCGCCAGGTGCGCACCGGCGGCGCGCGCTCCCTGCGCGAGCGGTTGGAGCAGTTGGAGAAGGAGATCATCCGCGAGGCGCTCGAGAGCCACGGCGGCGTGGTGCGGCGCGCCGCCGCGGCGCTGGAGATGGATCCCGTGACGCTCGGCCGCCGGGTGCGGCGCCATGGGCTGCTCGCCAAGGAGCCGTGAGGCCCCAGGCACGCGCGCTCATGCGCTCCATGACCAGACGTCATGCCACCGACAACCCGGCGGGTCTCCCGGGCCCCTGGCTTTGCATGCGTCCCCGCTTCATGCCAGCGTGAACCACCCACCGCTCTCGTGCCCAAGCCCAAGCACATCGTCCAGACCTGGAGTCCCCTCGGCTCGGGGGCGGCGTTCGTGCTGCTGTATGGGCTCGGCACCTGGCTGGGCATGGGGCTGTCCCCCCAGGACGAGCAGCTGTCGGCCATCTGGCCCCCCTCGGGCGTGCTGCTCACGGCGCTGCTGCTGGCGCGCTGGCGCCACTGGCCCGTGCTGCTGCTGCTGGCCGTGGTCGTGGGGCCGTTCACGAGCATGCCCGGACACTGGCCCAACACCCGCACCCTCCTGATGTCCGCCTGCAACGGGCTGGAGGTCTTCGTGGGCGCCTTCCTCCTGCGCCGCTACGCGGGCCTCAACCCCTCGCTGGAGCGGGTGCGCGACGTGCTCGCGCTGCTGGCCGTGGCGCTCGTCAGCCCCGTGCTCAACGCCACCCCCGGCGTCACCCTGCTCGCGCTCCACGGGAAGATTGCCTGGGAGCAGTGGTGGGCGCAGTGGCGGGTGTTCTGGGTGGGCGACGCCATGGGCCTGCTGCTGGTGACGCCGCTGCTGCTCACCTGGGGCCAGCTCGACCAGGTGTTCTGGAGCCGCCCGCGCGCGCGGGAGTTCGCCGTGCTGCTGCTGGGGCTCGTCTCCACCCTGCACCTGGGCTTCCACTGGATTC
Above is a window of Cystobacter fuscus DNA encoding:
- the def gene encoding peptide deformylase, whose product is MARDIVIWPNKVLSTPTKPVTDFGESLTKLLDEMFAAMKEAEGIGIAANQIGVPLRLSWVGREDGSFFEIINPQILEKSGPVTLEEGCLSVPDLFEKTPRFHKVKVKYQDRTGAWHELEAEGKLAHVLQHEIGHLDGFVFVDLLSGLKRGLAMEKMKKLQKALARRKNADE
- a CDS encoding bifunctional metallophosphatase/5'-nucleotidase, which gives rise to MNKRLALLSSLLLLPACQTTHTVTLVGMTDYHSHAEPFYSEGEPGQGGVARALAYFRAAKARPDTLGVSGGDWVNKGVPAWSDEYGCVEWPWFNGLVDMMALGNHDLDYGAEAFARCRAAVDYPVLCANLVGADGAPHFQVEGRPYLVREVGGVRLGFFAVAGPDMQRLVKAERLPEGTRWTDATEAARAVVGALREREQVDAVVLIGHQLREDDEALARAVPGIDLILGSHSHAREDLRVVPGTRTYTVSSYQYLAYLSEVRLRFQGRRLVGVEGGLVKLDGTRPEDAETAARVEELGRALREKRPERFVGVGRLSRPLGDEGLTTGEAEVGTWATEVWRRAAGARAFFAMAAGFRAGLPAGEVTREEFEGAFPYRNVLVTAEMTGQQLADWVALSESKRGTDGYSQRSGVSYRVREGRVEELRVLRDAADPGAGEEPVRPEGRYRVATTDFQAFVAGGYKEAFAGASEVRRTELDTQALLQAALREGERSTSGR
- a CDS encoding TIGR02265 family protein; this encodes MQTSACAVDVGPVRVEAAEDLARRLALAIPGDTVRGSLFLGTLDAVRAWAGEAAMLRCVDAGGEPRFKEFFNYPLGAFMRVNAAAAWELAPGCGGWDAAQRLLGQRAAADLLASAAGKALLLLSRCETRRLVGNLPSAYRAAVNHGERTVAWEGFSRGRVIMRRDFMPCSFHEGLLRAVLESTHARGVEVVGSRVDVLDSEYVLSWE
- a CDS encoding sigma 54-interacting transcriptional regulator — its product is MTSPSDPSAPPPSERKPLHVQVVTQPALQGCWAVNISETGIGLIATPSGPEEGPREGEDVEMAFTLPDSRARVQVRGVVRWRHDPLERDEGGVTALGVSFHGFEGADGVKLKRYLLDHQLYVAVVYAEEAELKGLRAALESHVRLRFASSAEDVDTLLGRGDISALLVCGRDEARAVALVERLAMRRAEVDPTGAGPASDLSPRILYCAPAMPTRLVELFNQGKIFRALTPPCEPVALRQAVLQASRELGLRTEQRRAALELERNLLRERAREAPRLAADLGVANEPGFRSPAMRQVLEMVRVAAPHRVAVLLQGETGTGKEVLARVIHRLSDRSGQPLVVQDCGTLTETLLESELFGHVKGAFTGAVADHPGLFVLADGGTIFLDEIENTTPTLQSKLLRVLESGDVRPVGGTQVRRVDVRVIAASNRDLAEEVRAKRFRSDLFYRLNSFIVDLPPLRERPEDVLDLAYYFIAHFNRTLRRSATGLAEDAQQLLRFAPWPGNVRELRNCIERAVLLCNDDEPVCARHLPPSLSSGLEGVRRQVRTGGARSLRERLEQLEKEIIREALESHGGVVRRAAAALEMDPVTLGRRVRRHGLLAKEP